The uncultured Ilyobacter sp. nucleotide sequence AGGCAAGTGAAAAGACAGCGATACTTTTCTCGAGAAATATGTCCTTGGGAGTTAATGTCATATCAGAAGCATTAAAACAGATCACTCCAATTTTAGCTGATGCCTTTGATATTGAGATTATCGAAAAACATCACAATCAAAAGGTGGACTCACCATCTGGAACAGCAAAATTGTTTTATGATTCAATAAATGAGTCATTAAACGGCGAGAAAGAAGCTGTTTACGGCAGAGAGGGAATTGTGGGTAAAAGAACTAAAAAGGAAGTTGGAATTCACGCTATCAGAGGTGGAAGTATAGTCGGAGAGCACAGCATTATTTTCGCAGGGCAAGACGAAATCATTGAGCTGAAACATGAAGCTCTTTCTAAAAGAATCTTCTCTCAAGGTTCTGTTAAAGCGGCAAAATTCTTGGCAGGTAAAGCACCTGGATTTTATACAATGAAAGAAGTATTAGACATAAAATAAGGAGGAATAAATAGTGAGTTTAAACACAGCACAAGAAATAATCAAATTTATCAAGGATTCTAAAAAATCAACACCTGTAAAGGCATATCTTAAAGGTGACATGGAAGGTATAAACTTCTATTCTTGTAAGGTATTCTGCGAAGGGAATACAAGAATCATAATGGGAGACTGGGATGACGTAAAGAAAATCCTAGACGAGAACAAGGACAAGATAGAGGACTATTACCTTGAAAATGATAGAAGAAACTCTGCAATACCAATGCTAGACCTAAAGGACATCAACGCAAGAATCGAACCTGGATCAGTAATCAGGGACAAGGTGACAATAGGAAACAATGCAATAATCATGATGGGAGCTTCTATCAATATAGGGGCCGTAGTCGGAGACGGGACTATGATCGACTTTAACGCTGTCCTAGGAGGAAGAGCTACAGTAGGGAAAAACTGTCATATAGGGGCAGGAGCTATACTTGCAGGAGTTATAGAGCCTCCTTCAGCAGATCCTGTAGTAGTAGAGGACAACGTAATGGTTGGTGCCAATGCAGTAGTTCTAGAAGGAGTAAGAATAGGAAAAGGTTCTGTAGTAGCTGCAGGAGCAATAGTAACTGCAGACGTACCTGCAGGGGTCGTAGTGGCTGGAAGTCCTGCGAAGATCATTAAAAATGTAGATGAAAAAACAGAGGGAAAAACACAGATAATGGAAGACCTCAGAAATTTAAAAAAGTAATAGGAGGAAGCAATGGAAGTCAATCAGAGAGTAAGAGAGATGGAGGTATCGATAATACGTCAGATTGCTCAGAAATGTGCAAAAATACCTGATAGTATTAACCTCACTATCGGAGAACCTGATATAAAAACTCCAGAAATAATAACTCAAAAAACAGCAAAATACATGATGGAAAATCAGCTCTCTTATGCTCCTTTGGGAGGGGTTCCTGAATTAAGGCAGGAGATAGCTTCTTTTTATAAGAAAAAATATAATATAGACTACAGTGCAGATGAAGTGCTGGTAACTGTAGGATCTACAGAAGCTCTTTCTACCACTCTCAAAGGAATTCTAACTGAGGGGGATGAAGTAGTAGTTGTACTTCCTGCTTTTTCTCTTTATGAAGCTCTTCTAAAGATGTACGGGGCTAAGGCTGTGTTTGTAGATACCAGCAAAAATAATTTCAGACTTACTCCAGAGATGTTAGAAGATGCAATAACTGATAAGACCAAGGCTGTAATACTAAATTATCCAACAAATCCAACGGGAGTTATACTCTCTAAAGAGGAGACGAAAAAAATTGCTGCTGTGCTGGAAAAAAAGAAATTATTTATAATTTCTGACGAAATATACAGTGAGCTGGTTTTTTCAGGAGAAGAATTTTATTCTATCGCTAGATGTGAAAATGTAAAAGACCAGGTAATTGTAATCAACGGATTTTCAAAATCCCACTCTATGACAGGGTGGAGAGTAGGATATCTGATGACCCATGCAAAATTCAGAAAAGAACTTATAAAGGTTAGCCAGTATACTGTAACCTCGCCTTCAACCTTATCTCAAATTGGGGGTATGATCGCTTTAAAAGATGCCTCAGATGTCAGTGAAATAGCATCTGAATATGAATCGAGGGCAAAGCTAGTTTGCTCTAGACTTGAGGCGATGGGCTTTGACGTAGTGATACCTAAAGGTGCCTTTTATGTATATGCAGGGTATAGTAAAATAAGCAGCAAGGATTCATTGGATTTTGCACTGGAAATTCTTGAAAAGACAGGAGTCGCTTTAGTACCAGGGAAGGCTTTTTCTACTGAAGGGTACATTAGAATAGCCTGTACTAAAGAAAAAGAGATTCTAGAAAAAGCCATGGACAGAATGGAAAGTTATATAAAAGAAAGCAAGGTATAGTTAAATTTGTAAACAGAATAAAAAGGGTTTAAAAAATTCGGAGGAATTTTAATATAATAAAGGCTGTCTCTAATGAGGCAGCCTTTTTGGGTTATTTTAGTATTTAACGTGGTTGAGAGAGGCCAATTCTTTTGAAATTTCAGCAGCTAATTTGGCGTTGTTATACACAAGCTGTATATTTGATTCGAGAGACTTACCTTCAGTAAGTTCTTTTACTTTTGAAAGAAGGAAAGGGGTAGATTCTTTCCCCTTTATATTATTTTTTTCAGCCTCTAGAAGGGCATTTTCTATGACTTGGGTAATGAGTTTATAGTCCATTGAGTATTCTTCTGGAATGGGGTTTGCTATTACCATACCGCCTTTTAGTCCAAGCTCCCATTTTGCTTTTAGTGCCAGGGCGATCTCTTTTGGGTGATCAACCTTATAATCTACTTTAAACCCGCTTTTTCTGGTGTAAAAAGCAGGAAGTTCATCTGTCTTATAGCCTACCACAGGTACACCGTTTGTCTCGAGATACTCAAGTGTGAGACCGATATCTAAAATGGACTTTGCTCCAGCACATATAACGGCGACATTTGTATTGGCGAGTTCCTGAAGGTCTGCCGATATGTCAAAAGTTGTCTCAGCTCCTCTATGGACCCCCCCTATACCTCCAGTTGCAAAGACTCGTATCCCTGCAAAGGATGCTATAATCATGGTAGATGCCACAGTAGTGGCTCCAGTAAGTTTTTTCGTAACAATAAAAGGCAGATCCCTTCTGCTGGTTTTTATTGCATTTAGACCTGTTTTTCCAAGAAAATCAATCTCTTCCTTTGAAAGCCCGACTTTGAGTCTACCATTTAAGATAGCTATAGTAGCAGGGATAGCCCCCTGTTCTCTTATTATTTCTTCAACATTGAAAGCAGTTTCAACATTTTCTGGGTAAGGCATCCCATGTGATATTATTGTGGATTCTAAGGCCACTACCGGGAGACCTTTTTCTAATGCCTTTACGATCTCCGGGGATATATCCAAATATTTTTCATAGAATTGCATTCTCTCACCTCCCAGATGATCTTATCTGATTTCAATATGCTAATATATAATTATAAATTCCCAATGACATTTTTGCAAGTTATTTTTAATCTGGTGATCCTAAGAAAAAAATAGATCAATAAAATTGGGACAAAAATCACAGATTTAAGTTATAATAAAATTATAAAGTTTTGAAAATCTTTGAAGAGGTTGAAATAAAATTTTTAGTTTTAAGAATATTAAGGAGGTTATAATGGCAAAGGGGTTAGATAGAGACAGAGAGAGAAAAAGCAAAGTTTTATTTTTTGGAAAGGATCTGGCTAGAAGATCAAAATCTAGTTGTGAATTATGTGAGGCTAAAAACGAAAAACTTGAAATATATGAGATTCCACCGGTAACTGAGGAACCTGATTTTGATAGGTGTATATTGATATGTGAACACTGCAAAAAAATATTGAATAACCTCAATAAGGCAGGAGAAAATGATCTGAGATTTCTAAATTCTGCCGTATGGAGTGAGGTTCCAGCTGTAAAGGCAGTGGCAATTTATGTCTTGAGAAAGATAAAGGACAAGTACACCTGGGCAGAGGAAACCCTAGAGACAGTTTATATAGAGGAAGAAGTGGAGGCTTTGCTTGAAAAAATAGAGATTTGATGTTTTTATAAACTACTGAATTTATCCAAAAGCTGTGTTACTTTCTTTGCTTGCCCAAAGAAAGTAACCAAAGAAAAGGCACCCCTAAAAAATACCTAAAATCACTTCTGAACTAACTTTCTATTGAAATATAGTCGGTAAACCTCCTTATTTCAATGAAAGTGGATTTCACAATATGATTTCTTAACGGTATTTTTTAAAGGGGAATTAAAAATCTTTAAATGATTTTTTTTAAATCTTTTGAAATTCTTTTGGCCATTGATAAAATAAGCGTTAAGAATGACTGAGAGAAATCTCTAGAAAAAATCAACTGTCTGAGCGAAGCGAGTTTTGATTTTTACTTAGATTTCCGAAGACATTTAGCTTATTTTTCACAGGCCTTGATTTTTGGTTACTTTTCATCAAGGAAAAGTAACGGAACTTTGGATAAATTCAATAATTTAACTTAAATCAAAAATACTAGATAACTGTAACAGGGGGAAGAGTATGAAAAAAATAATTTTATTTGTGTTTATGGTTATATCCCTTACCATATGGGGGATAGAGATAGATGCTCCTAAAGCACCTCCTAGCATACCGCTGCTGGCTATGGAGGAGATAGATTTAAATTTTTATCAAAATGTTTCCACAGAGGTAGTTCCAAAAATAATAAAGAAAAAAGGGGAACTCTATGTAATTCCTGTAAATGTCGCGGCGACACTGTATAATAAAGGGGTAGACATAAGACTCCTAGGAGTTACAAGCAGAGGGCTTTTATCTTTTTTATCAAAGGAGATAAGCAGTGTAGAGGAGTTGGACGGAAAAAAACTCTATATAGGGGGACAGGGATCATCCCCAGATGTGGTCATGAGGAATATTCTAGACAGTAGAAAGATTTCTCCTAAGATAAACTACAGGTCTTCAGGAGAGATCGCAAAACTCGCCATGGCAGGAAGAATAGACAACCTTGTACTTCCAGAACCCTTGGCAACCATGGTCCTTGGAAAAAACAAAGATTTCAAAAGGGTGGCAGAGCTAAAAGATCTATGGAAGGGAAAAGAGATTCCTCAGGTGGGGATATTTGTAATGGGCAAAGTCTACGATGAGAAATATATAGAGATAGACAAGTTTATAGAGGAGTACAAAAAGGCTCTTGAAAGAAAAAACGAAGTAAAACTTTTGGAAAAGGCCAAAGAAGAATTTTCATTGGGGATGAGTATAGGGGCTCTAGGGGAATCTGTGAAATACATGAATCTGACTCTAGACACAGGGTGTAAAAAGTCTGTGGAGCATTATCTAGATGCTCTAGGGATAAAACTTCCTGGAGATGAATTTTATGCCTGGTAGGAATTTTAAAGGAGTAGTTTTTCTTTTGATAGTTTGGCAGGGGATATCTATGAAATTAGATCCTCTTATTTTGCCACCTCCAGCTAGCATTCTAAATGTTTTTAGAAATAATATACTGACAGCAGAAGGTATGGCAGAAACTGGCATCACTTTATACAGATTTTTTATGGCTTATGTAGTCTCAGTATCACTTGGGATCCTCAGCGGTGTGGTGATTTTTAAAAACAGCACTGTCAAAAGTTTTTTATGGCCATTTATAACCATACTTCAGTCTACCCCGGTTATATCATGGGTTCTCTTAGCCTTGCTTTGGTTTCCATCTGAAATTATTCCCTACTTTATCCTGGGGATCTTTACACTTCCAGTGATAATAATAAATACATTTAACGGTCTTATGAGCACCGATGAAAAATTATTGGAGATGGCCTCGGCCTACGAGATAGAGGAAAAACAAGTGTTTTCCAAGATAATGCTACCTTCTATGCTCTCTTCTCTCATGGGTGGGATAAAGATAACGGTTAATTCTTCTCTGAAAGTCCTGGCAACAGCAGAGATCATAGGCCGGCTACCAAGAGGTATAGGAGGGGAAATGAACACAGCCTGGATAAATATAGAGACCGACTCTCTGTTGGCCTGGACAATATATCTGATAATTCTCACAGGGATTTTGGAAAAACTCATTAGTAAAGTTATAAAAATAAAGTGGGGAAGATATCTATGATAAGAGTGGAAAATCTTTATAAAGACTATGATTCTAAAGTAGTCATGAAGGATTTTAATATAAATTTTGAAAAAAACAAAGTTACTGTTTTGTTGGGTCCTTCAGGA carries:
- the dapB gene encoding 4-hydroxy-tetrahydrodipicolinate reductase, with amino-acid sequence MNIAVFGYGMMGKFVCEDVASAELHIAGVIEKRGGAQAMAPVTEDIIYKSLNDIKEKVDVIIDFSNPANLDEILEYSIENKIGAVICSTGFTAEQLDKIKQASEKTAILFSRNMSLGVNVISEALKQITPILADAFDIEIIEKHHNQKVDSPSGTAKLFYDSINESLNGEKEAVYGREGIVGKRTKKEVGIHAIRGGSIVGEHSIIFAGQDEIIELKHEALSKRIFSQGSVKAAKFLAGKAPGFYTMKEVLDIK
- a CDS encoding pseudouridine-5'-phosphate glycosidase; translated protein: MQFYEKYLDISPEIVKALEKGLPVVALESTIISHGMPYPENVETAFNVEEIIREQGAIPATIAILNGRLKVGLSKEEIDFLGKTGLNAIKTSRRDLPFIVTKKLTGATTVASTMIIASFAGIRVFATGGIGGVHRGAETTFDISADLQELANTNVAVICAGAKSILDIGLTLEYLETNGVPVVGYKTDELPAFYTRKSGFKVDYKVDHPKEIALALKAKWELGLKGGMVIANPIPEEYSMDYKLITQVIENALLEAEKNNIKGKESTPFLLSKVKELTEGKSLESNIQLVYNNAKLAAEISKELASLNHVKY
- a CDS encoding ABC transporter permease subunit, with the protein product MKLDPLILPPPASILNVFRNNILTAEGMAETGITLYRFFMAYVVSVSLGILSGVVIFKNSTVKSFLWPFITILQSTPVISWVLLALLWFPSEIIPYFILGIFTLPVIIINTFNGLMSTDEKLLEMASAYEIEEKQVFSKIMLPSMLSSLMGGIKITVNSSLKVLATAEIIGRLPRGIGGEMNTAWINIETDSLLAWTIYLIILTGILEKLISKVIKIKWGRYL
- a CDS encoding aminotransferase class I/II-fold pyridoxal phosphate-dependent enzyme — its product is MEVNQRVREMEVSIIRQIAQKCAKIPDSINLTIGEPDIKTPEIITQKTAKYMMENQLSYAPLGGVPELRQEIASFYKKKYNIDYSADEVLVTVGSTEALSTTLKGILTEGDEVVVVLPAFSLYEALLKMYGAKAVFVDTSKNNFRLTPEMLEDAITDKTKAVILNYPTNPTGVILSKEETKKIAAVLEKKKLFIISDEIYSELVFSGEEFYSIARCENVKDQVIVINGFSKSHSMTGWRVGYLMTHAKFRKELIKVSQYTVTSPSTLSQIGGMIALKDASDVSEIASEYESRAKLVCSRLEAMGFDVVIPKGAFYVYAGYSKISSKDSLDFALEILEKTGVALVPGKAFSTEGYIRIACTKEKEILEKAMDRMESYIKESKV
- a CDS encoding PhnA protein, whose protein sequence is MAKGLDRDRERKSKVLFFGKDLARRSKSSCELCEAKNEKLEIYEIPPVTEEPDFDRCILICEHCKKILNNLNKAGENDLRFLNSAVWSEVPAVKAVAIYVLRKIKDKYTWAEETLETVYIEEEVEALLEKIEI
- the dapD gene encoding 2,3,4,5-tetrahydropyridine-2,6-dicarboxylate N-acetyltransferase, translated to MVSLNTAQEIIKFIKDSKKSTPVKAYLKGDMEGINFYSCKVFCEGNTRIIMGDWDDVKKILDENKDKIEDYYLENDRRNSAIPMLDLKDINARIEPGSVIRDKVTIGNNAIIMMGASINIGAVVGDGTMIDFNAVLGGRATVGKNCHIGAGAILAGVIEPPSADPVVVEDNVMVGANAVVLEGVRIGKGSVVAAGAIVTADVPAGVVVAGSPAKIIKNVDEKTEGKTQIMEDLRNLKK
- a CDS encoding ABC transporter substrate-binding protein, coding for MKKIILFVFMVISLTIWGIEIDAPKAPPSIPLLAMEEIDLNFYQNVSTEVVPKIIKKKGELYVIPVNVAATLYNKGVDIRLLGVTSRGLLSFLSKEISSVEELDGKKLYIGGQGSSPDVVMRNILDSRKISPKINYRSSGEIAKLAMAGRIDNLVLPEPLATMVLGKNKDFKRVAELKDLWKGKEIPQVGIFVMGKVYDEKYIEIDKFIEEYKKALERKNEVKLLEKAKEEFSLGMSIGALGESVKYMNLTLDTGCKKSVEHYLDALGIKLPGDEFYAW